GTGATGGATTCCGGCAGACAACTTCATCTCCCAGTTAAAGACCTTGGGATAATCACCCCTTTGTTCTAGGACTATATCTTCTGAAGAAGACAACAATCAAACAAAATGGTTGGGGTGTGCCTGAAACCATTCCTTCTCCGACTAAATCGGTTCTCTAATCATACATGTGTTTATGCTTTACCAGAATTCCTTCTCTTCATCTTGTCTGAATTTTCGGATCATCCATTTTACTGTATGCTTCGGTTATGGTTTTTGCTATTTTCAATCCCTTTGTAAtcatgattcaccattaatactGAGGAATTTTCTtatgatcaaaaagaaaaaaagaatctaAAGCAAACAATTACTACctctttagagaaaaatatacTATTCTCTCCGCTCCATTTTATTTaatgttatagagtttttcacgcagattaagaaacatCAGATAGAGTTAAATAGGAAAAGTAATAATAACCTTTTGCCGATGAGTATCATTTAGCGGGTACAACATGAAAATTTGTTGGGCCTTATACTGCCATCCTGGGGCGGGGGTAACGACAATGACCAACAGAGGTAAAGAGTTGGCTGCGCCTGCCCCAACAAAACCAGACCTCTCCTTCCTCTTTCATGTCCTTCAAAAAATAACCTTCggaaaaccctagatttctacATATCCAGATACCCTGACCTATTCTGTTACTTCTTCTTGATACGAATTGAGAGGAATCTGGAAATTTCCCAATCTTGCAATAAACAGGAACCATCATTATTCAACTTAATCAGTCGTGTGCTACACCTCTTAATGATTCTGATCTTGATCTTGAAAAAGGTACGGTTTTTGTTCAACCTAATCTCTACATTACTGAATAAAAATCTGATCTTTGAAAATTTCAATGGAAATGTCATATGGGAATGAAACATTTTGATGTATTTGGGTACTTTGTTATGGAACTGTCTTCCGTGTTTGATAAAATGCCCAACTGAAAAAAGTGCTTTGTTATTGAACACTGTGAAGTTAAagagaatatgaagaagaaatcTGAATGCTGCTTTATTAGTTGTAACCATGAATCTTATGGTTCTATTTAGTCGTAGAAACAGTATGGGCATTTCGCATTATCATCGCTATGTTTCACGATTATTCCTTTGTGATGCTAGTAGTAGTAGTTTCAGAAACAACAATATTGATGAGAATGTATCTGATATTACTGCTGACGACTTTAAAAAAAGTGCAAAAAcgagttttggttttgattctgATGGACAAAATGTTTTCGAGGAGACACTTTTAGGGGTTTCCTCTTATAATGATAGTGATGATGATTCTGAGGAGTGTTTATGGTCGAGAAGGAGGCCGTTTTCTGATATTGTAGTGGATGTTGATAGAATTTTGAGAGTACTTCAACAAGATAGGCCTAGTTTTGATACTATATTAGCACTTGATAAGTTACGGCTCAATGTTTGTAGTAAGATAGTTAGAGAAGTTCTTGTAAAGATCTCGAAAAGGTTTAGTGCGAGTAAAGTAAGGTGTGCGCGCTTGGTATATGAGTTCTTTATGTGGTCAGCGAGGCAGGAAAGCTACAGACATACATCGAATGAATATAACTTAGCGATTAAGGTATGTGCTGAGTGTGAGATGTACTCGACTATAGAGGAGTTATTggatgagatgatgaaaagtggTTGTAGGACTACAGCAAGAACTTTTAATCTCGTGATGTATAATAGTGGCAACGTGCGTAATGCGAGGAGATTACTTTTGCGGTTTTTGAATTCTAAGACGTTTTATTGTGGGCCATTCAGACTTTCATGTAATGCCATTTTACATTCTCTTCTTGTGATGAAACAATACAAATTGATAGAGTGGTTTTACAGACGGATGCGTTTTGAAGGTCATTCCCCAGATACTCTGacttataatattattttatgTACAAAGATTAGATTGAAAAAGTGGGGTCAGTTTCATGACCTGCATTGTGAGATGATTAAGAATGGGTTTCTTCCAGACCTCCATACATATAATATCATTCTGTATATGCATGGAAAAGCAGATAACAAACATTTGGCGATTGAGGTCTTGAATTCCATGAGAGAAGAGGGTTGTGATCCTAGTGTTCTTCACTTCACCTCATTAATATATGGCTTGAGTCGGGCTGGAAATCTGGAAGCATGCGAGTTTTTTCTCGATGAGATGATAAAGATAGGTTGCATGCCTGATGTAGTTTGCTATACAGTTCTGGTTACAGGATATGTTGTGAAGGGCCATCTAGAGAAGGCTCAGGAAACGTTTGATGAGATGATTGTCAAGGGGCAGTTACCCAACGTTTTTACATACAATTCTATAATCCGTGGGCTTTGCAATGCGGGGAAGTTTTGTGAGGCACATTCCATGCTTGAGAAAATGGAATTTAGAGGTTGCAATCCGAATTTTGTAGTGTACAGGACTCTGTTGATTAGTCTGAGAAGTGCTGGAAGATTTTCCGAAGCTGATGAAATACTAGGACTGATGGTGAAGAAAGGATTCAAGAGGTATAAGTTGTATCAAAGTGACAGATcaagcaaaagttgaagatgttcctTTCGATGTGAACTTATTTGGTATTGTGTGACCCAATTCTTTTCCAGCTGGACGAAGTTATTCCAGGGTTGAGCATCATGGATGCAGAAGGAATTCCTTTTGATCGTCATGGAAAAGGAATTGCTTTTGATAATTTAAGTCAATTTATTGAAGAAAGGAGGAAAACGATATATTAGGGAGAGAGGAAAAGAAAAGGTACGCATAGCCACAGCCATCCTGATGTTGTACAacaagagaaatataaaactttcAAAGGGATACAAATAACACAGAGACTGGGGATTGGACTACTTGAGAATTAGTGATGATCTTGTTGCTGCCCTCATTGTTTTGACTGAAGCGTCTCTGCCATTGAAGACGAGATCacttttcctcttctttttttctcccaATTAATCAGTCAATAGCCAGACGATTGTGCTCCACAACAACCTCTCTCTCCAGGGGACTAAGAAGCAAACATCCCCAAACACTTGCAGTTGACAAAACCAAGTTAAACATCTGGAAAAAGATAGACATGGTATGTATTCTTTCTCTACTTCTGTTAGACATAGAGTGGAAGCTTTCTCTGTTACTTTCCGTCAATAACATCTTCTGTCTATTCTCACTAACTCAACT
Above is a genomic segment from Papaver somniferum cultivar HN1 chromosome 10, ASM357369v1, whole genome shotgun sequence containing:
- the LOC113316996 gene encoding pentatricopeptide repeat-containing protein At3g60050-like; the encoded protein is MNLMVLFSRRNSMGISHYHRYVSRLFLCDASSSSFRNNNIDENVSDITADDFKKSAKTSFGFDSDGQNVFEETLLGVSSYNDSDDDSEECLWSRRRPFSDIVVDVDRILRVLQQDRPSFDTILALDKLRLNVCSKIVREVLVKISKRFSASKVRCARLVYEFFMWSARQESYRHTSNEYNLAIKVCAECEMYSTIEELLDEMMKSGCRTTARTFNLVMYNSGNVRNARRLLLRFLNSKTFYCGPFRLSCNAILHSLLVMKQYKLIEWFYRRMRFEGHSPDTLTYNIILCTKIRLKKWGQFHDLHCEMIKNGFLPDLHTYNIILYMHGKADNKHLAIEVLNSMREEGCDPSVLHFTSLIYGLSRAGNLEACEFFLDEMIKIGCMPDVVCYTVLVTGYVVKGHLEKAQETFDEMIVKGQLPNVFTYNSIIRGLCNAGKFCEAHSMLEKMEFRGCNPNFVVYRTLLISLRSAGRFSEADEILGLMVKKGFKRYKLYQSDRSSKS